One window of the Macrobrachium nipponense isolate FS-2020 chromosome 22, ASM1510439v2, whole genome shotgun sequence genome contains the following:
- the LOC135198476 gene encoding uncharacterized protein LOC135198476 isoform X3: MNVVVCGRKQSSSDYSFQRTDYARSTTGTALGMMVTCMAFQVRRNWFMTMLKNLQKYLKKEHRTPKWKKLFSADIQDASPVTDELTVYPGPVEIGRLAISATNEKFPAGVASRHGRSNRNVEIATNDIVIHYESNHSKENDAVVENGSQNIPASDDFGVCSNDTGHQEKCARPHDSPRLNLHEEYVACIDPHDIDSDEPCRLPLETQITNDGDGSILHVELCGTGPNEECTVSHDAPELTLDTQSNDNFEGYATYFDNNQTIDPLVNQNSDLGRVSLASLETPNIQGGRESAVSFCMQNSSYCEGSLACDGTQSIYSIDELPNVYPVEDKCQEVSDSSYTLNTGHGEKQIVSFYNKPTLKCPDEVVSEDAEYCDHSQELKIQHTDEDTLSVEDLQVVGSDEDLEVSIPNGSVFCDETGISDTSNFNSDIDCTVQFYPQNTYAEEVFLTSSDEPHALPVRDLFMRNSHKSTVATKYPFFMVKKSKTPMAKVKPWVRSKKIDYPVEEVSLQKVLDFYFLLMGSYPLIKLLSGDYLTSCAQKQLTSYKSPLPLMCANPDNFLPERGRPNFPMLNNDGCEHCPTLTIADGIQLAHLFIQDMKQNVDMNLSQIFKQVHDHHFYLSQRRNGPVKCNSKYKTQISSEITFEEILFRGKIIPDTDEEVDMTASSCSSSFTESSVGSVSRPLLNRHQVTSSSVLMINETDKGESLENSSLSLHSREGTCDLSINDLDVPPCSKGDNMGEYDECSAEVTSEKHLYYEKRFPGTNEELENLNSDHFPSPVIEEAKQTDIPTTDIPQPLFVNHPTTLSAGVITNETVKIEPLEKSSSYQNSTCTVLSNGLEMVEHEDCNKMTCAEDDLHGQKFSVVSDNPTCLYNHDGEIFILKNKQYIRTYIPHSGKVVHVNINRKEMFGSKVGCQVLWDDETPVPLFEVDDGCKVKFDAIFLAENNSFQALVIWKNMKPNRVTEPSNRSYTLISTKKVDFQKIVIKNGKKYAQVYLEGATLLAEILRGAVFLDGRHCGYAELFASSKTIFCKISKLLSGRQGGYYIYVCSCLWSGTMPPEAEMPVSFKMGEIYRLTSNTFVSDPIPLRLYCDINGFLRGTAEDCKLEFQVGNNPLSIPFSIEDLHFGNCKVKLARDPDNLSVKADVLQVSDSQWHVLLSQISENIVPNETANLFEKPGPELTGVKGENFVCEELQLEDHLQKRTISEMSSVEDIEASYKLSPSKHKARVSSNPMSAEEPSGECGQKSTKTVHAFLQTLVTGSGIVSSTEPDVDSKQKNETKHEISTTNGENEGRRKNGRDAVTTTAQRGHCRKNKASAHFVNPKFLGDATGSLTSAVGDFGVLTSRGRIGGMDVDYEATLAWQGFKPTVDDIHYFANLPSDNPFWYSNSHRIDGALETLVFYNGIYNENHSLNDSHRHLSLSEEEYVTDDLADYASLFPTIISDCEVEIVDAPKVTSLYTRAFQQRPEFDFGVKELFQSPASSSDGVGLSFICTWELFSSGFLQRLPLV, encoded by the exons ATGAATGTGGTCGTATGTGGGAGGAAACAGAGTTCCAGTGATTATAGCTTTCAACGAACGGACTACGCTCGATCAACGACAGGTACTGCGTTGGGTATGATGGTGACGTGCATGGCTTTCCAAGTAAG ACGAAATTGGTTCATGACAATGTTGAAGAATCTCCAGAAATATCTGAAGAAAGAACACAGAACACCCAAATGGAAGAAACTTTTTTCTGCCGATATACAAGATGCTTCTCCAGTCACTGATGAGTTGACTGTCTACCCAGGACCAGTGGAGATTGGAAGGCTGGCTATTTCAGCCACAAATGAGAAATTCCCTGCTGGCGTTGCTTCACGCCATGGCCGGAGCAATAGAAATGTGGAAATTGCAACGAACGATATTGTGATTCATTATGAGTCTAACCATTCTAAGGAGAACGATGCCGTCGTAGAAAACGGCTCACAGAATATACCAGCTAGTGACGATTTCGGAGTCTGTAGTAATGATACTGGCCATCAAGAAAAGTGTGCTAGACCACATGATTCACCGAGACTTAATCTCCATGAAGAATATGTTGCATGCATTGACCCACATGACATTGATTCTGATGAACCCTGCAGGCTGCCTTTGGAAACACAAATAACTAATGATGGTGATGGATCAATATTGCATGTTGAGTTATGCGGCACTGGTCCTAATGAAGAATGTACTGTATCTCATGACGCACCTGAATTAACCTTGGATACGCAGAGTAATGATAATTTTGAAGGATATGCaacatattttgataataatcaAACTATTGATCCTCTTGTAAATCAAAATAGTGATCTTGGCAGAGTGTCGTTAGCATCTTTAGAAACTCCAAATATTCAAGGAGGTAGGGAGTCTGCTGTAAGCTTTTGTATGCAGAACAGTAGTTATTGCGAGGGTTCTTTAGCCTGTGACGGTACACAAAGCATTTATTCTATTGATGAGTTACCCAATGTGTATCCTGTAGAAGATAAATGCCAAGAAGTGTCTGACTCATCTTATACACTGAATACTGGACATGGAGAAAAACAAatagtttctttttacaataagcCCACTTTAAAGTGTCCAGACGAAGTGGTATCTGAGGATGCAGAATATTGTGACCACAGCCAAGAATTGAAAATTCAACATACTGACGAGGATACTCTTTCAGTAGAAGATCTACAGGTGGTTGGCTCTGATGAAGACCTTGAAGTATCTATTCCCAATGGCTCAGTGTTTTGTGACGAAACTGGAATATCCGACACTTCCAACTTCAACTCAGATATAGATTGTACAGTACAATTTTATCCTCAAAATACTTATGCTGAAGAAGTATTTTTAACATCTTCAGATGAGCCCCACGCTTTACCAGTCAGAGACTTATTTATGAGAAACAGTCACAAATCTACAGTGGCTACTAAGTACCCATTTTTCATGGTAAAGAAAAGCAAGACACCAATGGCCAAAGTCAAACCTTGGGTTCGAAGTAAGAAAATTGATTATCCAGTTGAGGAAGTCTCTCTCCAAAAAGTTTTGGACTTCTATTTTTTACTTATGGGAAGTTATCCCCTCATTAAGCTCTTATCTGGAGATTATCTTACATCCTGTGCACAAAAACAGCTCACATCATATAAATCACCTTTACCACTAATGTGTGCAAACCCTGACAATTTTTTGCCTGAAAGAGGTAGACCTAACTTTCCGATGCTAAACAATGATGGTTGTGAGCATTGTCCTACACTGACTATTGCTGATGGAATCCAGTTAGCGCACCTATTTATACAAGATATGAAACAGAATGTTGATATGAATTTAAGTCAGATTTTTAAGCAAGTTCAcgatcatcatttttatttaagccaAAGGCGTAATGGTCCTGTGAAATGtaacagtaaatataaaactcaaATTTCAAGTGAGATTACTTTTGAAGAAATCCTGTTCAGGGGAAAAATAATCCCAGACACCGATGAAGAGGTTGATATGACTGCTAGCAGTTGCTCGTCGTCTTTTACTGAATCAAGTGTTGGTTCTGTGTCAAGGCCACTTCTTAATAGACACCAAGTGACTAGTTCATCTGTGTTGATGATTAATGAAACTGATAAGGGGGAGTCTCTTGAAAATTCATCGTTGTCTTTGCACAGCAGAGAAGGCACCTGCGATCTCTCGATAAATGACCTTGATGTCCCTCCGTGCAGTAAGGGGGATAATATGGGTGAGTATGATGAATGCTCAGCTGAAGTTACGTCCGAGAAACATCTGTATTATGAAAAGAGATTTCCAGGAACTAATGAAGAACTTGAAAACTTGAATTCGGACCATTTTCCATCACCTGTTATTGAAGAAGCAAAACAGACTGATATTCCAACAACTGATATTCCACAACCACTTTTTGTGAATCACCCGACAACTCTATCAGCTGGTGTGATAACCAATGAAACTGTCAAGATAGAGCCACTTGAGAAATCATCATCATACCAGAACAGCACTTGTACAGTCTTAAGTAACGGACTTGAAATGGTTGAACATGAAGATTGCAACAAAATGACCTGTGCAGAAGATGATTTGCATGGGCAGAAATTTTCTGTAGTCTCAGATAACCCAACATGCTTGTATAATCATGATGGTGAAATTTTTATCCTTAAGAACAAGCAGTATATTAGGACCTACATCCCACACTCTGGAAAAGTAGTGCATGTCAACATCAACCGGAAGGAAATGTTTGGTTCTAAAGTTGGATGTCAGGTTCTCTGGGATGACGAAACTCCAGTTCCACTTTTTGAAGTTGACGATGGCTGCAAggttaaatttgatgcaattttcTTGGCAGAAaataattcgttccaagcccttgTTATCTGGAAAAACATGAAACCAAATCGCGTCACAGAACCATCAAATAGAAGTTATACTTTAATCAGTACCAAGAAGGTCGATTTCCAGAAAATTGttattaaaaatggtaaaaaatacgcACAGGTTTATTTGGAAGGCGCAACGCTCTTGGCTGAGATATTGAGGGGCGCTGTGTTTTTAGATGGCAGGCATTGTGGCTATGCAGAGCTTTTTGCCTCGTCAAAGACCATTTTctgtaaaatatcaaaattattatcagGGCGACAAGgaggctattatatatatgtctgctcTTGCCTGTGGTCTGGCACCATGCCACCGGAAGCTGAGATGCCAGTGTCTTTTAAAATGGGAGAAATTTACAGATTGACAAGTAATACATTTGTTTCAGATCCCATCCCCCTTCGCCTGTACTGTGATATAAATGGCTTTCTTAGGGGAACAGCAGAAGATTgtaagctagaatttcaagtggGAAATAACCCTCTTAGTATACCCTTTTCTATAGAAGACCTGCATTTTGGTAATTGTAAGGTCAAGCTTGCTCGTGACCCTGATAATTTATCAGTGAAAGCCGATGTTTTACAAGTTTCAGATTCTCAGTGGCATGTTTTATTATCACAGATATCTGAGAATATTGTACCAAATGAAACTGCCAACTTATTTGAAAAACCAGGTCCTGAATTAACCGGTGTAAAAGGAGAGAACTTTGTTTGTGAAGAACTTCAGCTGGAAGATCACCTACAGAAAAGAACCATTTCTGAAATGTCATCAGTTGAAGATATTGAGGCCAGTTATAAGCTGTCACCTTCCAAGCATAAAGCTCGAGTTTCTTCAAACCCAATGTCAGCAGAAGAACCCTCCGGAGAATGTGGGCAGAAGTCAACAAAAACTGTACATGCCTTTTTACAGACGTTAGTTACTGGATCAGGAATCGTGTCATCTACAGAACCTGATGTTGATTCTAAGCAGAAGAATGAAACGAAGCATGAGATTAGTACTACGAATGGAGAAAATGAGGGGCGAAGGAAAAATGGAAGGGACGCGGTTACCACGACGGCGCAGAGAGGTCACTGTAGAAAGAATAAGGCATCTGCTCATTTCGTAAATCCAAAGTTCTTAGGAGATGCTACTGGTTCTCTGACTAGTGCTGTGGGTGATTTTGGAGTACTGACG AGTCGAGGGCGCATTGGAGGTATGGATGTGGACTACGAGGCAACCCTAGCCTGGCAGGGTTTCAAACCAACGGTGGATGATATTCATTACTTCGCAAACTTGCCTAGCGATAATCCCTTCTGGTATAGTAACTCTCATCGAATCGATGGTGCTCTTGAAACCCTTGTTTTCTACAATGGAATTTACAACGAGAACCATTCACTAAACGATTCGCATCGTCATTTGTCGCTCAGTGAAGAAGAATATGTCACGGACGACCTGGCGGATTATGCTAGCTTGTTTCCTACCATAATATCGGACTGCGAGGTAGAGATTGTCGAT
- the LOC135198476 gene encoding uncharacterized protein LOC135198476 isoform X1: MNVVVCGRKQSSSDYSFQRTDYARSTTGTALGMMVTCMAFQVRRNWFMTMLKNLQKYLKKEHRTPKWKKLFSADIQDASPVTDELTVYPGPVEIGRLAISATNEKFPAGVASRHGRSNRNVEIATNDIVIHYESNHSKENDAVVENGSQNIPASDDFGVCSNDTGHQEKCARPHDSPRLNLHEEYVACIDPHDIDSDEPCRLPLETQITNDGDGSILHVELCGTGPNEECTVSHDAPELTLDTQSNDNFEGYATYFDNNQTIDPLVNQNSDLGRVSLASLETPNIQGGRESAVSFCMQNSSYCEGSLACDGTQSIYSIDELPNVYPVEDKCQEVSDSSYTLNTGHGEKQIVSFYNKPTLKCPDEVVSEDAEYCDHSQELKIQHTDEDTLSVEDLQVVGSDEDLEVSIPNGSVFCDETGISDTSNFNSDIDCTVQFYPQNTYAEEVFLTSSDEPHALPVRDLFMRNSHKSTVATKYPFFMVKKSKTPMAKVKPWVRSKKIDYPVEEVSLQKVLDFYFLLMGSYPLIKLLSGDYLTSCAQKQLTSYKSPLPLMCANPDNFLPERGRPNFPMLNNDGCEHCPTLTIADGIQLAHLFIQDMKQNVDMNLSQIFKQVHDHHFYLSQRRNGPVKCNSKYKTQISSEITFEEILFRGKIIPDTDEEVDMTASSCSSSFTESSVGSVSRPLLNRHQVTSSSVLMINETDKGESLENSSLSLHSREGTCDLSINDLDVPPCSKGDNMGEYDECSAEVTSEKHLYYEKRFPGTNEELENLNSDHFPSPVIEEAKQTDIPTTDIPQPLFVNHPTTLSAGVITNETVKIEPLEKSSSYQNSTCTVLSNGLEMVEHEDCNKMTCAEDDLHGQKFSVVSDNPTCLYNHDGEIFILKNKQYIRTYIPHSGKVVHVNINRKEMFGSKVGCQVLWDDETPVPLFEVDDGCKVKFDAIFLAENNSFQALVIWKNMKPNRVTEPSNRSYTLISTKKVDFQKIVIKNGKKYAQVYLEGATLLAEILRGAVFLDGRHCGYAELFASSKTIFCKISKLLSGRQGGYYIYVCSCLWSGTMPPEAEMPVSFKMGEIYRLTSNTFVSDPIPLRLYCDINGFLRGTAEDCKLEFQVGNNPLSIPFSIEDLHFGNCKVKLARDPDNLSVKADVLQVSDSQWHVLLSQISENIVPNETANLFEKPGPELTGVKGENFVCEELQLEDHLQKRTISEMSSVEDIEASYKLSPSKHKARVSSNPMSAEEPSGECGQKSTKTVHAFLQTLVTGSGIVSSTEPDVDSKQKNETKHEISTTNGENEGRRKNGRDAVTTTAQRGHCRKNKASAHFVNPKFLGDATGSLTSAVGDFGVLTVSNKQLSGQVLAIFHKNVTYVNRWPLFKDVLFCEQLENLPSKIWHCSLKQSRGRIGGMDVDYEATLAWQGFKPTVDDIHYFANLPSDNPFWYSNSHRIDGALETLVFYNGIYNENHSLNDSHRHLSLSEEEYVTDDLADYASLFPTIISDCEVEIVDAPKVTSLYTRAFQQRPEFDFGVKELFQSPASSSDGVGLSFICTWELFSSGFLQRLPLV, translated from the exons ATGAATGTGGTCGTATGTGGGAGGAAACAGAGTTCCAGTGATTATAGCTTTCAACGAACGGACTACGCTCGATCAACGACAGGTACTGCGTTGGGTATGATGGTGACGTGCATGGCTTTCCAAGTAAG ACGAAATTGGTTCATGACAATGTTGAAGAATCTCCAGAAATATCTGAAGAAAGAACACAGAACACCCAAATGGAAGAAACTTTTTTCTGCCGATATACAAGATGCTTCTCCAGTCACTGATGAGTTGACTGTCTACCCAGGACCAGTGGAGATTGGAAGGCTGGCTATTTCAGCCACAAATGAGAAATTCCCTGCTGGCGTTGCTTCACGCCATGGCCGGAGCAATAGAAATGTGGAAATTGCAACGAACGATATTGTGATTCATTATGAGTCTAACCATTCTAAGGAGAACGATGCCGTCGTAGAAAACGGCTCACAGAATATACCAGCTAGTGACGATTTCGGAGTCTGTAGTAATGATACTGGCCATCAAGAAAAGTGTGCTAGACCACATGATTCACCGAGACTTAATCTCCATGAAGAATATGTTGCATGCATTGACCCACATGACATTGATTCTGATGAACCCTGCAGGCTGCCTTTGGAAACACAAATAACTAATGATGGTGATGGATCAATATTGCATGTTGAGTTATGCGGCACTGGTCCTAATGAAGAATGTACTGTATCTCATGACGCACCTGAATTAACCTTGGATACGCAGAGTAATGATAATTTTGAAGGATATGCaacatattttgataataatcaAACTATTGATCCTCTTGTAAATCAAAATAGTGATCTTGGCAGAGTGTCGTTAGCATCTTTAGAAACTCCAAATATTCAAGGAGGTAGGGAGTCTGCTGTAAGCTTTTGTATGCAGAACAGTAGTTATTGCGAGGGTTCTTTAGCCTGTGACGGTACACAAAGCATTTATTCTATTGATGAGTTACCCAATGTGTATCCTGTAGAAGATAAATGCCAAGAAGTGTCTGACTCATCTTATACACTGAATACTGGACATGGAGAAAAACAAatagtttctttttacaataagcCCACTTTAAAGTGTCCAGACGAAGTGGTATCTGAGGATGCAGAATATTGTGACCACAGCCAAGAATTGAAAATTCAACATACTGACGAGGATACTCTTTCAGTAGAAGATCTACAGGTGGTTGGCTCTGATGAAGACCTTGAAGTATCTATTCCCAATGGCTCAGTGTTTTGTGACGAAACTGGAATATCCGACACTTCCAACTTCAACTCAGATATAGATTGTACAGTACAATTTTATCCTCAAAATACTTATGCTGAAGAAGTATTTTTAACATCTTCAGATGAGCCCCACGCTTTACCAGTCAGAGACTTATTTATGAGAAACAGTCACAAATCTACAGTGGCTACTAAGTACCCATTTTTCATGGTAAAGAAAAGCAAGACACCAATGGCCAAAGTCAAACCTTGGGTTCGAAGTAAGAAAATTGATTATCCAGTTGAGGAAGTCTCTCTCCAAAAAGTTTTGGACTTCTATTTTTTACTTATGGGAAGTTATCCCCTCATTAAGCTCTTATCTGGAGATTATCTTACATCCTGTGCACAAAAACAGCTCACATCATATAAATCACCTTTACCACTAATGTGTGCAAACCCTGACAATTTTTTGCCTGAAAGAGGTAGACCTAACTTTCCGATGCTAAACAATGATGGTTGTGAGCATTGTCCTACACTGACTATTGCTGATGGAATCCAGTTAGCGCACCTATTTATACAAGATATGAAACAGAATGTTGATATGAATTTAAGTCAGATTTTTAAGCAAGTTCAcgatcatcatttttatttaagccaAAGGCGTAATGGTCCTGTGAAATGtaacagtaaatataaaactcaaATTTCAAGTGAGATTACTTTTGAAGAAATCCTGTTCAGGGGAAAAATAATCCCAGACACCGATGAAGAGGTTGATATGACTGCTAGCAGTTGCTCGTCGTCTTTTACTGAATCAAGTGTTGGTTCTGTGTCAAGGCCACTTCTTAATAGACACCAAGTGACTAGTTCATCTGTGTTGATGATTAATGAAACTGATAAGGGGGAGTCTCTTGAAAATTCATCGTTGTCTTTGCACAGCAGAGAAGGCACCTGCGATCTCTCGATAAATGACCTTGATGTCCCTCCGTGCAGTAAGGGGGATAATATGGGTGAGTATGATGAATGCTCAGCTGAAGTTACGTCCGAGAAACATCTGTATTATGAAAAGAGATTTCCAGGAACTAATGAAGAACTTGAAAACTTGAATTCGGACCATTTTCCATCACCTGTTATTGAAGAAGCAAAACAGACTGATATTCCAACAACTGATATTCCACAACCACTTTTTGTGAATCACCCGACAACTCTATCAGCTGGTGTGATAACCAATGAAACTGTCAAGATAGAGCCACTTGAGAAATCATCATCATACCAGAACAGCACTTGTACAGTCTTAAGTAACGGACTTGAAATGGTTGAACATGAAGATTGCAACAAAATGACCTGTGCAGAAGATGATTTGCATGGGCAGAAATTTTCTGTAGTCTCAGATAACCCAACATGCTTGTATAATCATGATGGTGAAATTTTTATCCTTAAGAACAAGCAGTATATTAGGACCTACATCCCACACTCTGGAAAAGTAGTGCATGTCAACATCAACCGGAAGGAAATGTTTGGTTCTAAAGTTGGATGTCAGGTTCTCTGGGATGACGAAACTCCAGTTCCACTTTTTGAAGTTGACGATGGCTGCAAggttaaatttgatgcaattttcTTGGCAGAAaataattcgttccaagcccttgTTATCTGGAAAAACATGAAACCAAATCGCGTCACAGAACCATCAAATAGAAGTTATACTTTAATCAGTACCAAGAAGGTCGATTTCCAGAAAATTGttattaaaaatggtaaaaaatacgcACAGGTTTATTTGGAAGGCGCAACGCTCTTGGCTGAGATATTGAGGGGCGCTGTGTTTTTAGATGGCAGGCATTGTGGCTATGCAGAGCTTTTTGCCTCGTCAAAGACCATTTTctgtaaaatatcaaaattattatcagGGCGACAAGgaggctattatatatatgtctgctcTTGCCTGTGGTCTGGCACCATGCCACCGGAAGCTGAGATGCCAGTGTCTTTTAAAATGGGAGAAATTTACAGATTGACAAGTAATACATTTGTTTCAGATCCCATCCCCCTTCGCCTGTACTGTGATATAAATGGCTTTCTTAGGGGAACAGCAGAAGATTgtaagctagaatttcaagtggGAAATAACCCTCTTAGTATACCCTTTTCTATAGAAGACCTGCATTTTGGTAATTGTAAGGTCAAGCTTGCTCGTGACCCTGATAATTTATCAGTGAAAGCCGATGTTTTACAAGTTTCAGATTCTCAGTGGCATGTTTTATTATCACAGATATCTGAGAATATTGTACCAAATGAAACTGCCAACTTATTTGAAAAACCAGGTCCTGAATTAACCGGTGTAAAAGGAGAGAACTTTGTTTGTGAAGAACTTCAGCTGGAAGATCACCTACAGAAAAGAACCATTTCTGAAATGTCATCAGTTGAAGATATTGAGGCCAGTTATAAGCTGTCACCTTCCAAGCATAAAGCTCGAGTTTCTTCAAACCCAATGTCAGCAGAAGAACCCTCCGGAGAATGTGGGCAGAAGTCAACAAAAACTGTACATGCCTTTTTACAGACGTTAGTTACTGGATCAGGAATCGTGTCATCTACAGAACCTGATGTTGATTCTAAGCAGAAGAATGAAACGAAGCATGAGATTAGTACTACGAATGGAGAAAATGAGGGGCGAAGGAAAAATGGAAGGGACGCGGTTACCACGACGGCGCAGAGAGGTCACTGTAGAAAGAATAAGGCATCTGCTCATTTCGTAAATCCAAAGTTCTTAGGAGATGCTACTGGTTCTCTGACTAGTGCTGTGGGTGATTTTGGAGTACTGACGGTGAGCAATAAGCAGCTTAGTGGTCAAGTTCTGGCAATTTTCCACAAAAATGTGACTTACGTAAACCGTTGGCCATTGTTCAAAGATGTTCTCTTCTGTGAACAACTAGAAAATTTACCTTCTAAAATCTGGCATTGTTCCCTGAAACAGAGTCGAGGGCGCATTGGAGGTATGGATGTGGACTACGAGGCAACCCTAGCCTGGCAGGGTTTCAAACCAACGGTGGATGATATTCATTACTTCGCAAACTTGCCTAGCGATAATCCCTTCTGGTATAGTAACTCTCATCGAATCGATGGTGCTCTTGAAACCCTTGTTTTCTACAATGGAATTTACAACGAGAACCATTCACTAAACGATTCGCATCGTCATTTGTCGCTCAGTGAAGAAGAATATGTCACGGACGACCTGGCGGATTATGCTAGCTTGTTTCCTACCATAATATCGGACTGCGAGGTAGAGATTGTCGAT